The DNA window TAACGTTGCCGCCAACCGGCACAATGGAGGCGTCAGCAAAGGCGGCTCCGCCACTGAGGCAAAACATTATCATGGCCGAAAGGCAGGATATTTTCCTTGGTAATACCTTTTTCATTTATTACTCCATAGATATAAGGGCTTTATAATACTGATTAGATAATTCACCAGGTTTCAGCTGTGCGCCTGTACGCCTAAATTAAGTGGTGCCAATAAATTACTGAACCCAGAGGGAGTAAAATACCATGCAGGGTTATTTGACGAAATCTTATGGCTGCTATTCCATTGCAATTGAAACATTCTTCTGTGTTGAGTGGTTTTTGTGGTGTTTGTTTTTTTTACCCTGCATTGGAAATCAATTAATTATAAGTTTGTTTCACGCCGTGTATGAAATAGATGTCTATTTATATTGCTTGTTTTGTTGTCGATAAAAATATCCTGAGTAAGGCGGTGTTTTTTAATAAAAAATGGGCGTTTCTCTGCGTGTCAGACAGTTTAAGCTTGCTGGTGTCATTTTTTTGTCACTACCCCGGTGTTATCGGAGTGATGCTGTTAGTGACGAGAATATATAAATACTTAGGCGTACGTGATGTTTCCATAACAATAAAAATGCAAATTGCAAGGGTATTCGCGCAGGGAAATACCATGCCATCATTTTGTACTGAAGAGTGTCTGCTTACGGAGGTTATGCCAACGAAAAGCTGCTTCTTTATTTATGGAGAGATTAGACAGTCGTTAATCTATGTGGAAAACAGGTCAGGTTTATACTGAAAAGGCAGGGCAGCATCAATGGTTTGATGCGTAATCATTGAGCTTGGTCCTGGACGGGGTGTTTGATGCAATCGACCTCGCTTACGATGCGTGGCCGATGATCATGAACCTCCGCACCATGCCGACAGGCAGCGCGAGCCGTTCTCTTGAAACCCGGCACTAACATGAAGTTCAGGTGGGGCCTGCAACAATGTGGAAACAGCGATCACTAACAGAAAATAATGTAAGCAGCGCGTTGTCTTCGGGTATCAATGACTAGTTTGCTTACCCTTAAAAGAGCCGCCTTAACGATAAAGTCTTTTTAATTCATGGTGTAGTGCTTGTTTGTCATCAGGCGATTTTCGAGGCGACTCAGGCGGAGCCATATTGTTTCATCAATATCCTTGGACACCCTTTATTCTTTTGTTGTAGTATTGTGATATAAGAATTTTCCTAGTTTATTTTTATCGGTGAAGCTAGGGCGATATTTTTATTTGTTTATCATTCTTTTGGTGGAATATAAGTAGATAAATGAAATTTATAATTAATAAAAGAATCATCTTTCATGAAGACAAATCTACGATAGAGTTACTGGATGATACTATCGAACCCGTTATGCTCACTGCTACCCTTTGCAGGGTCTTATCTTTGTTGGTTAAGAATAATGATTTGCTGCTGACACGGGAGTTCATTTTATCGAGTGCTTGGGATGAGTATGGCAAGTCGTCTACGCACAGTAACCTGAATAACTATATCTCAATGATCAGGAAGATATTCAACTCATTTGGGGAGAGTGACATTATTATCACTGTACCTCGGCAAGGGTTTATGTTTTCTGCCGGAGAGGTTAATACTGTTGATGGTGAAACCATACAGGGCTCAGTCAGCAGTGACTCGCTTGCTGCTGTGGTGGAAAGAAAGTGGCATTCTGCTCACCTCATTGCGCTTGCGTTAATGGCTGCAGCGATTGTGATGATTGCAGCTTATCCTTTGTTCAATAAATATAATTCTGCAAAAATGAGTGAAATTGGCCGGGTCGAAAACTGTAAGGTAGAGGTTTTGACTGCTGCTCATTACGTCAAACATGCTGATGATGAACTGGCAAAAGTAAAACCCCTGATCGAAAAGTTAAAATTTAACTGTGCTGTCCCAGCAACCATTTATTATTTTAATAGCAAAATGCTGGTTAGCCATACAGGCATGAATAATGCTGTATCTTTTCTGTCTTACTGCCCCACGTCAAGTGTAAGGGGAGTTGAAGCCCAATGTGAGAATGTTCATGAAATTGTCGATCAAAAATAACCATAAGAAATATATTTTTCTGGCGATTTCTTTCTTATCTGTACTGATAATTTTCGGAATGTCATTTTTGTTTTTTTCTTTACATTCTGTGCCTGCGTGTAAAGCCGTGGTGAAGGTTATCAGAACCTATGATGGAGAGAAAAAAGAAAGCGTTATACTGGTTAACCTGGTTCCTTCCGGGTTTCGTGAGATGACATTTGTCGTCAATGGTCAGGCTGCCAGCGTGCAGCAAAGCTATACGCTGTCACGGATGATCGAGGCCGATTACACCTATCAGAGCGGTTATTACTATTTTCGCGTTAAAGATATTAAAAAAATGCCTGCGGATAACATTGGTGAAGACGCGGTGAGCAAGACTCTCCCAATCGTCAACAGTCGGTATTTTTTCCTTAAGGTTGAGGCGCTTGGTGAAAATAGCTTTGTTTTCACCGGAAACCGCGCACCTGCGTTCGTTTGCACAGCCACAGAAAATTAATACCGTTGCCCATAATAGCATTGAACAATAAACCATGATGCTATTATGGGTTTAAACTTGGGGGTGTTATTTTACTATCCCGACCGTTTACCTGGTAGTAGAAGCGTTTTTCATATAAAAACATCAAGAGTATTTTATTTTTTTAAAGCACTTACCGATTCTTAAATGCAGTTAAACGTGGTTTTCTAACTTTTGATATAGCTAATCTCGCATGAGGTGGTGACATCTAATGGGCAGTAGGCGATCAATGAAGCATGGGAGGATACGCTCTTTTCCTTAATATTGAAGTAGTAGTAAACGTTAGCTTTATCCTCGCAGCTGTAACGATTGGAGATAACATGCTCAATCTCTTTTGGCTGCATGCCGTTGTACTTGATTGAGTAGATATCACAATTCTTGTATTGGCCCAGATTGGTAATGTTACTGATCGGAATCTGCTTGTAGGCCATGCTTAAAAAAAACGGTAGCAGCAATATAACTGTAATGACAGCCATTTTCTGTAATGCAGTTTTTTTTAGCCAGGAATAAGCTCGTCTTTGCCCCTCTTTAGGGCCATCAGGCCTAATACTCTCCTTTTTCTCTAGCTCAACCACGCTGTCTGTTTCTGACAGTATGGCATTGGCTTCCTGCCTGACAATCTTTTTTGCGATGAATTTAAACCCCTGCCTTGGGTAGGTGATTATAAGTTCTTCCTCATCAAACTTTGCTAATGACCTTCTCAAACCAGAGATATAATTGTTCAGGTTACTGTCTGTCGCTTTAAGTCCATAGTCCTCCCATACTTCATCAAGCAGTTGTTTGCGTTTAATGAGCATATCATTATTTCTTACGAAGATAGACAAAAGCCTACATGCAGGCTTGACTAGCAAGATTGTGTTACCTGGATCGTCAATGTTTTCCAGCGTTCCTTCATATTCATTGTATTTAATCGTCTTGTTTATAACGAAAATCATTTTAGCAAAACCTCATCTTGTCCTTGAGAGGACTGATTCTGCTATTCCCGATTCTTTTTTTCAATAACGCCACTGGGTTGGATGTGGGATTAATCTGCTTTTTTGTCACGTATTAATTAAAAACAGCTATATGAATATTTATGATCATGTCTATATACATAATTGATAAGTCATTTTTAGTATTAAACCATATATATATGCAATTTTTATTTATTAAATTCCGTAATTTTGTATATTAACACTATAATGTTCCAATATGATATTGGGTTAGGTACATTGTAGTGGCTGGCGATGAGCTGGCCGAAAATAGAGTTGATAGGATAAAGCTTAGGCATGATTGGGTTTTCTCTACTCTCTTCAACACATTTGAAAATTGACTATCAATGTCTTCTTCTTATAAAGGAATGTAAGGGCTTTTTATGAAACTGAATAAAATCATGATGGCGGCAGTACTGGCTTTTGGTGCAACTTCAATGATGGCGCAGGCTGCAGTTAAAAATCAGGGCAGCGGCACCGTAACTTTTAAAGGCGCAATTATCGATGCTCCTTGCTCTATTACCCCGGAAACTGAAGATCAGACCGTAAGCCTGGGGCAAATTTCTAACGTGGCACTGAAAGATGGCGGCCAATCTACGCCGAAAAACTTCCAGATCAAACTGGAAAACTGTGAATTAAGCGCTGGCTCAGGTACGCCGGTGGTGGGCAAAAACAATGCGGTATCCATTACCTTTAGCGGTGCATCCTCTGTTGATGACAATAACCTGCTGGGTATTACCGGCACAGCTAAAGGTGCAGGCATCGCTATTACCGACGGTTCTGGCAAGCTGATCGAGCTGGGTAAAGCATCAAGCGCGCAGACTCTGCAAAATGGCAACAACACCCTGAGCTTCGCCGCTTACCTGCAGGGCAGCAAAGCCTCTGGCGCAGTAGTGACTCCGGGCGAATTCCAGTCCGTGGCCGACTTCACCCTCGCTTACCAGTAAGCCTGGTTGTAGTGCAATGAATTCAGCATGCGGGGCAGCCCGCATGCTTTATTACCGGAAGACACGTTTTTGAATAGGGAATATTCAATGGTTCACTTTCGTGGGAAAGTAATGCCCCCTTGCATATTGACTCTGTTTTTATTTACCAGCAGTGCTCAGGCCGTACAGCAGACTCAGGGCTGGGGACGGGTCAATATGCAAGGGGCCATTATTGATACCGCCTGCGCTATTGCCGCTGGCAGTCGTGAACAGGTGATTGATATGGAGACGGTCCCGGTCGCCGATATTATTCGGGATGGACATGGGATGATCAAACCTTTCTCCATTGAGTTAATCAATTGCGTATTAACCCGGTCCAATAACAAATTACCGAATTGGAAACATTTTCAGGTGACCTTTGATGGTGAAACGGACGGCACATCATTTGGTGTGCAGGGTGAAGCAAAGGGCGTTGCGTTGCAAATTGCCGATGGACAGGGAAATATTGCCACACCAGGGAAGCCCTTGCCGCTCGGTGATATTTCATTAGGGAGCATGCAACTGAATTATGCCATGCGGCTGGTAAGCAATAGCCAGTCATTGCGGGCCGGAGTCTATTCTTCCGCTGTGCGTTTCAAACTGGATTATTACTGACGCGGATAAAAATTATTAAATAACAGGGTTGATGGCTATGGTGTTTATTCCTGCAAGGACGCGGTTTCGTATTCGGCTGTTGAGGGTCTGTATTTGTCTGGCGATGGGGTTTTCCGCGCAGCTGACTTATGCCGATGACGGTATTCAGTTTAATACCGACGTGCTGGATGTGAATGACCGGAAAAATATCGATCTGAGCCAGTTTTCCCGCAGTGGCTACATGATGCCGGGCCGTTATAGCCTGATGGTACATATTAATAAAAATGAGCTGCCGGAACAGAACATCTCTTTCTATCCGCCGGACGATGACCCGAAAGGCAGCCAAGCCTGTCTGTCACCGACCCTGGTGGATCAACTGGGGCTGAAGGGAGAGGCGCAGAAAGCGCTGACCTGGTGGCACCAGGACGAATGTCTGGATATCTCCAGTTTGAAGGGGATGGAAGCCCGTGGCGATCTGGCCACTGCGGCACTGTACCTGAGCATTCCCCAGGCTTATCTGGAGTACGCCTCGGCGGACTGGGACCCGCCTTCGCGTTGGGATGAAGGTATTCCCGGGCTGTTGTTTGACTACAACCTTAATGGCCAGACTCAGTACCAGCAGCGGGATGGTTCGCAGAGCCATAGCTTGAGCGGCAACGGCGTAGCCGGCGCCAACCTGGGTGCCTGGCGGCTGCGCGCCGACTGGCAGGGGCAGCTAAACCGCCAGACTGGTCGCGGGCAGGGTACCGACCAGCAGTTGGACTGGAGCCGCTATTACGCCTACCGGGCGCTGCCGGCACTGCGTTCGCGGCTGACGCTGGGGGAGGATTACCTCAACTCCGGCATGTTCGACAGCTTCCGCTTCAGCGGCGCTAGCCTGGTGTCGGACGACAACATGCTGCCGCCGAACCTGCGTGGCTATGCGCCGGAGGTTGCAGGTGTGGCGAAGACTAATGCCAAGGTGACCATCAGCCAGCAGGGCCGGGTAATTTACGAAACCCAGGTGGCAGCAGGACCGTTCCGCATTCAGGACATCAACGATGCGGTGTCCGGCGAACTGGAGGTGCGGGTGGAAGAACAGGACGGCAGCGTGCAGGCATTCAAGATGAACACCGCCAGCATTCCGTACCTGACCCGGCCGGGCTCAGTGCGCTACAAGTTTGCCGCAGGGCGTCCGTCGGACTGGCAGCATCATACTGACGGCCCGTTGTTCGGCACCGGAGAGTTTTCCTGGGGGGTGAGCAACGGGTGGTCACTGTACGGCGGTGTGCTGAGCGGTGGCGATTATAACGCGGCGTCGTTGGGTATCGGCCGCGACCTGATGGCGCTGGGAGCGTTGTCGTTTGACGCCACCCAGTCGCGGGCGCGTTTGCCGCAGCAGGACGGCACGCTGAGCGGCGGCTCATACCGCCTGAGCTATTCGAAGAGCTTTGACGAGTTGGACAGCCAGGTGACCTTCGCCGGTTACCGCTTCTCGGAACAAGACTTTATGAGCATGAGCGAGTACCTGGATGCACGCCATGAGGGCCGCCGGATGGGCAATAACAAGGAGATGTACACCATCACCTTTAGCAAGCAGTTCCGCGATGCCGGGGTCAGTTTATATCTGAACTACGACCACCAGACCTACTGGGACCGGCCGGTGAATGACCGCTATAACCTGATGATGTCGCGTTACTTCGACATCGGCCGGTTCAAGAACCTGAGCCTGTCGCTGTCCGGTTACCGTAACAAATACAACGGCAGCAACGACGACGGTATGTACCTGTCGTTGACGATGCCGTGGGGCAGCGGTGCCAACATCAGCTACAACACCGCGGTGAACCGTAACGACACCACTCATCGGGTGGGATATTACGACCGGGTTGACGAACACAACAACTACCAGCTGAGCGTGGGCAGTTCGCGCGGCGGCGCCAATCTGAGCGGTTATTACAACCACGAGGGTGATCTTGCTCAGATGAGCGCCAACGCCAGCTACCAGGAAGGCAGTTACAGTGCGCTGGGCTTCTCTGCTCAGGGCGGCGCGACGTTGACGACTCAAGGCGGCGCACTGCACCGCATCGGCATGCCGGGTGCGACTCGCCTGCTGCTGGACACCGGCGGCGTGGCCGGGGTGCCGGTGCGTGGCTACGGCAGCACCAGCGACACCAACAGGTTCGGCAAGGCGGTGGTGACGGACGTGAGCAACTACTACCGCAACCAGGCCAGCATTGATCTGAACAAGCTGGGCGATAACGCCGAGGCCACCAAATCGGTGGTGCAGGCCACCCTGACCGAGGGCGCGATCGGTTACCGCAAATTTGACGTGATCGCCGGGGAAAAGGCGATGGCGGTGATCACCCTGGCAGATGGCAGTACGCCGCCGTTCGGCGCCACGGTGCTGAACGCCAGCAAACAAGAAACAGGGATAGTGAACGACGGCGGTAGCGTTTATCTGAGCGGCATTCGGGCCGGTGACCGTATGACGGTGCACTGGAGCGGTGCGGCGCAGTGCGCCATCAACCTGCCGAAAGTGCTGCCGGAAAGTACGCTGAGCAACCTGCTGTTGCCGTGCCAGACGCTGCCGGCGGATGAGTCAGACGCAACCTAAGCGCAGACACCCTATTTGAATCAGCAAGAGAGATTTTTTATGAAAACGCATTTTGTCATCAACAAACAGTGCCTGACCACCGCCACCCTGCTGGGCGCATTGTTGGCCCCGCAGGCGCAGGCAGCGATAGCGCTGGACCGCACTCGGGTGATTTTTGACGGCGGCCAGAACTCGGTCAGCCTGAACATCAGCAACCAGAACAAACAGCTGCCGTACCTGGCGCAGGCTTGGCTGGAAGACGAGCAGGGCACCAAAATTCAGAGTCCGCTGGTGGTGCTGCCACCGGTACAGCGCGTTGAGCCGGGCAAGCCGAGCCAGGTGAAAATCCAGGCGCTGCCGGCGGCCAAACAGCTGCCGCAGGACCGCGAGACGCTGTACTACTTCAACCTGCGGGAAATCCCGCCGAAGAGCGACAAGCCGAACACCCTGCAGATAGCGTTGCAGACGCGCATCAAGCTGTTCTACCGCCCGGCGGCGATCGCACCGCAGCAGAACGCAGCGCCCTGGCAGGAGAAGCTGACGCTGAGCAAGCAGGGCGACAAGTACCAGGTAAATAACCCGACGCCGTATTACATCACGATAGTCGATGCCAGCAGCAAGAAAGGCGCGGAAGGGGTGAAGGGGTTTGAGCCGCTGATGGTGCCGCCAAAGGGCAATATATCGCTGGGCGTCAGCGCCACCGCGCTCGGTAGTAGCCCGGTGCTGACCTACATCAACGACTACGGCGGCCGTCCGCCGCTGACCTTTAACTGCAGCGGCGGCAGTTGTCAGGTGGTGCCGGAGAAAGACAAGTCATAAAGCCGTAAGTCAGGGGCAGGTGAACAGGAGGAAAGGCTATGCAACGAATAAGCAAAAAATGGAGTCAACACCTGCCGGGTTACCGCGACTGGCAGTACTACGGCACCCTGGGTGCATTGGCGCTGATGGCCCCGATCACACTTGGCACGCTGCTGCTGTTGCTGCCGAATGCTCACGGGCAGGCGGTGGATAATTGGTATACCGACGGCGCTAACGGCGTGCTGCAGGTACGCGGTGCATTGACCGAGAGCGCCTGTCGGCTGGAGATGAGCAGTGCGCGCCAGGATATTCAACTGGGCGAGACCGGCACCGGCCGGCTGCAAAACGTTGGTGACCGGGGCACGCCGGTGGGTTTTGAACTGCGTTTGCAGGATTGTCTGCGCAGCCCGGCGGGCAGCCGCGACAGCCGCACCGGTGCGCTGACCTGGGCGGCGCAGCAGCCGGCGGTGACGGTAAGCTTCAGCGCCCCGGCGGACGTTAACAATCCGCAACTGGTGAAGGTGCAGGGCGTCTCCGGGCTGGCATTGCGAATGACCGATCCGTTGGGGCAGGATGTGCGGCTGGGTAGCCGCGGACAACCGCTGCTGCTGACGCCGGGGCAGAACACGCTGGCGTACCATGTGGCGCCGGAACGCACCCGCACGCCGCTGGTGGCGGGCGCTTATTCGGCTTCGGTAGATTTTCGGTTGAGTTATGACTGATGGTGTTATGGCGATTTTATTTCAGGGAGGAATAGAGTGATGAACTACTACCTGTTGGTATTTTCTCTTGTTAGTGGCGTTACCTCTGCATCGCAATATCCGATTGTTACTTCGGTCCAAACGAAAATAATGTCATCAAAGACGGCCAACTATACAGGCACCTTTAGCGTAATGGATATTGGTGCGGCGGCTGATGTTCCGGTACCGGCGGGTTGGACGGTGGGTATAGCCCATCGTCACGACGCTTTTCCTGGCGGCATTGATGTGGTGAGAATGAAGGGGGCTTCCGATGCTTGCGATTCTTATGGATGCTCTATCATTGCACAAAGCAATATGACGTTGGGGCAAGCGGCAATGTCGGCATATCGAAAATGGGGAGTTAATAGCTTTTCGATAGATCATTCCGGGGAAGGAAATGGCGGGGAATGTATAGGTTTTTTAGCCTCGGCCACACCCAATAGTTCTCATTGGGGGGGGGGCAATCATGCCGCCGGGAAGTTGCATTTACGCCCCTCCGGGCCAGGACTGGTGCAAAATCATTACGCCGGAGATAACCTTTAATCACGGCGTACTGAGCTTCAGTGATGCGGCGGGGCACAGTCGTTCAACGCAGGTAAATATTAACTGCACCGTAGGCACCACCGTTAAACTTCGCCTGTTAAATAATGAATCCTTTATAGATCTGAAAAATGGTCTTCGAGGCGATATCTTTATAGAAGGGAAACCCCCGACCGTTAATCTAAAACTCCAGACTGGAAATAACACGGTCAATATGAGCGACAAACTGAGCGGTGAAATAAAACCAGGCTCATTCTATGGTGCTAGCGTGCTTGTTATAGAGCCGATTTGATGCCAGACAGGGAGCCACTTCATTAGGATAAATGAAAGGGTACTTCCGGATTAAGATAATGCATAAGTGCTGAAGGGTAGGGTGGAAAATAAAATGGATAAGATGAAATATTCTATTCTTGATTTTTGTATTATTTTCGCGGCCGTTTGCTTTTTCGCCGCGTTCAGTATGGGTAGCCGTGCTGCTACGCCCATCAATATTTCTGGCACTATTATGGCGCCACCGCCCTGCGTAATTAACGGCGAAAAAACCATTATGGTGGATTTTGGTGAAAATGTGGTGATTTCACGCATTGATGGCAGTAATTACCTGACAACCATCAAGTACACGCTCGAGTGCAAAGAGCAGACAAAAAATGCCATGAAGCTGATGATTGCCGGTACCGCAGCGGGATTTAACAGTGATCTTATACAGACTTTTCGAACAGATCTGGGAATTGCGCTGAAACAAAATGGCCAGCCGCTCCGGGTCAACCAGTGGATGAATTTTAATTACCCGGAACAACCCGTATTGCAGGCGGTACCGGTGAAAAAACCTGGCGCGGATCTGCCGACGGGCGGATTTTTCGCCGGAGCGACCTTAAAGGTGGACTATCAGTGA is part of the Serratia quinivorans genome and encodes:
- the smfA_4 gene encoding Fimbria A protein precursor codes for the protein MQRISKKWSQHLPGYRDWQYYGTLGALALMAPITLGTLLLLLPNAHGQAVDNWYTDGANGVLQVRGALTESACRLEMSSARQDIQLGETGTGRLQNVGDRGTPVGFELRLQDCLRSPAGSRDSRTGALTWAAQQPAVTVSFSAPADVNNPQLVKVQGVSGLALRMTDPLGQDVRLGSRGQPLLLTPGQNTLAYHVAPERTRTPLVAGAYSASVDFRLSYD
- the papC_3 gene encoding Outer membrane usher protein papC precursor; this translates as MVFIPARTRFRIRLLRVCICLAMGFSAQLTYADDGIQFNTDVLDVNDRKNIDLSQFSRSGYMMPGRYSLMVHINKNELPEQNISFYPPDDDPKGSQACLSPTLVDQLGLKGEAQKALTWWHQDECLDISSLKGMEARGDLATAALYLSIPQAYLEYASADWDPPSRWDEGIPGLLFDYNLNGQTQYQQRDGSQSHSLSGNGVAGANLGAWRLRADWQGQLNRQTGRGQGTDQQLDWSRYYAYRALPALRSRLTLGEDYLNSGMFDSFRFSGASLVSDDNMLPPNLRGYAPEVAGVAKTNAKVTISQQGRVIYETQVAAGPFRIQDINDAVSGELEVRVEEQDGSVQAFKMNTASIPYLTRPGSVRYKFAAGRPSDWQHHTDGPLFGTGEFSWGVSNGWSLYGGVLSGGDYNAASLGIGRDLMALGALSFDATQSRARLPQQDGTLSGGSYRLSYSKSFDELDSQVTFAGYRFSEQDFMSMSEYLDARHEGRRMGNNKEMYTITFSKQFRDAGVSLYLNYDHQTYWDRPVNDRYNLMMSRYFDIGRFKNLSLSLSGYRNKYNGSNDDGMYLSLTMPWGSGANISYNTAVNRNDTTHRVGYYDRVDEHNNYQLSVGSSRGGANLSGYYNHEGDLAQMSANASYQEGSYSALGFSAQGGATLTTQGGALHRIGMPGATRLLLDTGGVAGVPVRGYGSTSDTNRFGKAVVTDVSNYYRNQASIDLNKLGDNAEATKSVVQATLTEGAIGYRKFDVIAGEKAMAVITLADGSTPPFGATVLNASKQETGIVNDGGSVYLSGIRAGDRMTVHWSGAAQCAINLPKVLPESTLSNLLLPCQTLPADESDAT
- a CDS encoding putative minor fimbrial subunit StfF, translating into MDKMKYSILDFCIIFAAVCFFAAFSMGSRAATPINISGTIMAPPPCVINGEKTIMVDFGENVVISRIDGSNYLTTIKYTLECKEQTKNAMKLMIAGTAAGFNSDLIQTFRTDLGIALKQNGQPLRVNQWMNFNYPEQPVLQAVPVKKPGADLPTGGFFAGATLKVDYQ
- the papH_3 gene encoding PAP fimbrial minor pilin protein precursor, yielding MVHFRGKVMPPCILTLFLFTSSAQAVQQTQGWGRVNMQGAIIDTACAIAAGSREQVIDMETVPVADIIRDGHGMIKPFSIELINCVLTRSNNKLPNWKHFQVTFDGETDGTSFGVQGEAKGVALQIADGQGNIATPGKPLPLGDISLGSMQLNYAMRLVSNSQSLRAGVYSSAVRFKLDYY
- a CDS encoding DNA-binding transcriptional activator CadC, whose translation is MIFVINKTIKYNEYEGTLENIDDPGNTILLVKPACRLLSIFVRNNDMLIKRKQLLDEVWEDYGLKATDSNLNNYISGLRRSLAKFDEEELIITYPRQGFKFIAKKIVRQEANAILSETDSVVELEKKESIRPDGPKEGQRRAYSWLKKTALQKMAVITVILLLPFFLSMAYKQIPISNITNLGQYKNCDIYSIKYNGMQPKEIEHVISNRYSCEDKANVYYYFNIKEKSVSSHASLIAYCPLDVTTSCEISYIKS
- the papD_3 gene encoding Chaperone protein papD precursor, giving the protein MKTHFVINKQCLTTATLLGALLAPQAQAAIALDRTRVIFDGGQNSVSLNISNQNKQLPYLAQAWLEDEQGTKIQSPLVVLPPVQRVEPGKPSQVKIQALPAAKQLPQDRETLYYFNLREIPPKSDKPNTLQIALQTRIKLFYRPAAIAPQQNAAPWQEKLTLSKQGDKYQVNNPTPYYITIVDASSKKGAEGVKGFEPLMVPPKGNISLGVSATALGSSPVLTYINDYGGRPPLTFNCSGGSCQVVPEKDKS
- the smfA_3 gene encoding Fimbria A protein precursor; this encodes MKLNKIMMAAVLAFGATSMMAQAAVKNQGSGTVTFKGAIIDAPCSITPETEDQTVSLGQISNVALKDGGQSTPKNFQIKLENCELSAGSGTPVVGKNNAVSITFSGASSVDDNNLLGITGTAKGAGIAITDGSGKLIELGKASSAQTLQNGNNTLSFAAYLQGSKASGAVVTPGEFQSVADFTLAYQ
- a CDS encoding Transcriptional regulatory protein, C terminal gives rise to the protein MKFIINKRIIFHEDKSTIELLDDTIEPVMLTATLCRVLSLLVKNNDLLLTREFILSSAWDEYGKSSTHSNLNNYISMIRKIFNSFGESDIIITVPRQGFMFSAGEVNTVDGETIQGSVSSDSLAAVVERKWHSAHLIALALMAAAIVMIAAYPLFNKYNSAKMSEIGRVENCKVEVLTAAHYVKHADDELAKVKPLIEKLKFNCAVPATIYYFNSKMLVSHTGMNNAVSFLSYCPTSSVRGVEAQCENVHEIVDQK